A window from Nitrosopumilus adriaticus encodes these proteins:
- a CDS encoding 2,5-diamino-6-(ribosylamino)-4(3H)-pyrimidinone 5'-phosphate reductase, with protein MVKSRPHVTLSAATSIDGKIATVTGDSKLSSKQDSVRLHKLRSQVDAILVGKNTVLVDDPMLTVRHTKGKNPIRIILDSKGTISKNSKIIQTCNKIPTIVAVSHQISKSNLDKLKKFPIEIIMVGSNSINIKLLLKKLSDKKIKSVLVEGGGTVNWEFIKYDLFDELIITLSPFLIGGKNAVSLIDGNGFKKISNSPNLRLKSIKRLKNHLVLNYAKV; from the coding sequence ATGGTAAAATCTAGACCACATGTAACTTTGAGTGCTGCAACATCCATTGATGGAAAAATTGCAACTGTCACAGGAGATTCAAAACTATCTTCAAAACAAGATAGTGTTAGATTACATAAACTAAGATCCCAAGTAGATGCAATACTTGTAGGAAAAAACACTGTTTTAGTTGATGATCCTATGTTGACAGTACGCCACACTAAAGGCAAAAATCCAATTAGAATCATTTTAGATTCTAAAGGTACTATATCTAAAAATTCAAAAATAATTCAAACATGTAACAAAATACCAACAATTGTAGCTGTATCACATCAAATTAGTAAATCAAATCTTGATAAACTAAAAAAATTCCCTATCGAAATAATTATGGTTGGAAGTAATTCTATTAATATCAAATTATTATTAAAAAAACTCTCAGATAAAAAAATCAAATCGGTTTTAGTTGAAGGAGGGGGAACCGTTAATTGGGAATTTATAAAATATGATCTTTTTGATGAACTGATTATCACCTTGTCCCCATTTCTGATTGGAGGAAAAAATGCCGTATCTCTTATTGATGGAAATGGGTTTAAAAAAATCTCAAATTCGCCAAATCTACGTCTTAAATCTATCAAGAGGCTCAAAAATCACCTAGTGTTGAATTATGCAAAAGTGTAA
- a CDS encoding hemerythrin domain-containing protein — protein sequence MSTASLRCDHDLIEKVIKAMESTIQLLNDGKQIPESILLPVIDFSKNFTDVCHHTKEEKSLFPALEKAGMPSNMGPIAMMLIDHQRSREIGTAMEESAKVYLSSGDSTKLISDMQQYVEHVTEHLWKENNRLFMMAEARLQYVSKKVDDELNEIEKTQLTDLGKSREHYEKLADNLSHDLSEQGS from the coding sequence ATGTCAACAGCATCATTACGATGCGATCATGATTTAATAGAAAAAGTAATCAAAGCAATGGAATCTACTATTCAATTATTAAATGATGGTAAACAAATTCCAGAATCAATTTTGCTTCCAGTAATTGATTTTTCAAAAAACTTTACTGACGTTTGTCATCATACTAAAGAAGAAAAATCATTGTTCCCTGCTTTAGAAAAAGCTGGAATGCCTAGTAATATGGGACCTATTGCAATGATGCTAATTGATCATCAACGATCAAGGGAAATTGGAACTGCAATGGAAGAGTCTGCAAAAGTGTATCTTTCATCAGGAGATTCTACAAAATTGATTAGTGATATGCAACAATATGTTGAACATGTCACAGAACATCTGTGGAAAGAAAATAATAGATTATTCATGATGGCAGAAGCACGATTACAATATGTTTCCAAAAAAGTGGATGATGAACTAAATGAAATTGAAAAAACTCAACTTACTGATTTGGGAAAATCTAGAGAACATTATGAGAAATTGGCTGACAATCTTTCGCATGATTTGTCAGAACAGGGTAGTTAG
- a CDS encoding NAD-dependent succinate-semialdehyde dehydrogenase: MSQITTVNPATGENIKTFTPMDKNQVNDLVRKAKRAFPEWKKDYEKRRSYVYNLVEYLKKHKTELAKVATSEMGKALKESIGEVEKCAWALEFYADHGDSFLSDEVLSSDARKSFLTFEPLGVIGSIMPWNFPYWQALRFAAPCLMAGNVIVMKPSRVTMQSGIEIEKAFTESGMPDGIYQTVVGSVESANNLIDSDVNAVTFTGSTNAGAKVGERAAKNLKKCVLELGGSDPFIVLDDAIIEKAAEGAVKGRFINCGQSCVASKRFFVGKNIAEEFTELFIKKASQLKVGDPMSIETDVGPISNKEGLETISGIVEDAKQKGAEILLGGSEIEGKGFFYMPTILKNIKPNMRIATEETFGPVAPITIVENESEAIKLANESEFGLGASIWTKDLAKADKMSRRIDSGIVSVNNVVISDPRIPFGGIKHSGFGRELSRYGMLEFVNLKSVRFYDNLTHHHYVE; encoded by the coding sequence TTGAGTCAAATAACTACGGTAAATCCAGCAACAGGTGAGAACATTAAGACTTTTACTCCAATGGATAAAAACCAAGTAAATGACCTAGTTAGAAAAGCTAAACGAGCTTTTCCTGAATGGAAAAAGGATTATGAAAAAAGAAGGAGTTATGTTTACAATTTAGTCGAATATCTAAAGAAACACAAAACGGAACTTGCAAAAGTTGCAACATCTGAAATGGGTAAAGCCCTCAAAGAATCAATTGGCGAAGTTGAAAAATGTGCTTGGGCATTAGAATTTTATGCAGATCATGGAGACAGTTTTCTTTCTGATGAAGTTTTAAGCTCTGATGCAAGAAAGAGTTTTCTAACTTTTGAACCACTGGGAGTAATTGGTTCTATTATGCCTTGGAATTTTCCTTATTGGCAAGCATTGAGATTTGCAGCCCCATGTTTAATGGCAGGAAATGTAATTGTAATGAAACCATCCAGAGTAACTATGCAATCAGGAATTGAAATTGAGAAAGCATTTACTGAATCAGGAATGCCTGATGGAATATATCAAACAGTTGTAGGTAGTGTAGAATCTGCAAATAATCTAATTGACTCAGATGTTAATGCTGTTACTTTTACTGGAAGTACAAATGCAGGTGCAAAGGTTGGAGAAAGGGCTGCAAAAAATTTGAAAAAATGTGTATTAGAATTAGGAGGAAGTGATCCTTTCATAGTATTAGATGATGCAATTATTGAAAAAGCAGCTGAAGGTGCTGTTAAAGGAAGATTCATCAATTGTGGTCAAAGTTGTGTAGCCTCAAAAAGATTTTTTGTGGGGAAAAACATCGCAGAAGAATTTACCGAATTATTTATCAAAAAAGCCTCTCAACTCAAAGTTGGAGATCCCATGTCCATAGAAACTGATGTTGGACCCATTTCAAATAAAGAAGGTTTAGAAACAATTTCCGGAATTGTAGAGGACGCAAAACAAAAAGGTGCTGAAATTCTTTTAGGAGGTTCAGAGATAGAAGGAAAAGGATTCTTCTACATGCCAACAATTCTCAAAAATATCAAACCTAACATGAGAATTGCAACTGAAGAAACATTTGGACCAGTGGCACCAATTACAATAGTTGAAAATGAAAGTGAGGCAATCAAATTAGCTAATGAAAGTGAGTTTGGTTTAGGTGCCAGTATATGGACAAAAGATCTTGCTAAAGCAGATAAGATGTCAAGACGAATAGATTCAGGGATAGTAAGTGTAAATAATGTGGTAATATCTGATCCTAGAATTCCCTTTGGAGGAATAAAACATAGTGGGTTTGGAAGAGAATTATCAAGATATGGAATGCTTGAATTTGTAAATCTAAAATCAGTCAGATTTTACGATAATTTAACACATCATCATTACGTCGAATAG
- a CDS encoding transcription factor, protein MVDKYEDPFVRIASMIGGDEYLKVARSLLKAEDATDEEIASSTGLRINMVRKVLYDLFGKSLITGIRVKDERKGWFVYRWRTRREEVEHFIENQKKKIEERLQQRLDYENASDFYHCGNEDCPRVTFESALDGMFKCPSCGNVLNLKKNDKSKKAYSKKIDEIKKDMQQTF, encoded by the coding sequence TTGGTAGACAAATACGAAGATCCTTTTGTTAGAATCGCCTCCATGATTGGAGGGGATGAATATCTCAAAGTTGCTAGATCATTACTCAAAGCCGAAGATGCAACTGATGAAGAGATTGCAAGCTCCACAGGTCTAAGAATCAATATGGTAAGAAAGGTATTGTATGATTTGTTTGGAAAATCACTAATTACAGGAATCAGAGTAAAAGATGAGAGAAAAGGCTGGTTTGTCTACAGATGGAGAACTAGAAGGGAAGAAGTTGAACATTTCATTGAAAACCAAAAAAAGAAAATTGAAGAAAGATTACAACAAAGATTAGATTATGAAAATGCCTCCGACTTTTATCATTGTGGAAATGAAGACTGTCCAAGAGTAACATTTGAGAGTGCACTTGATGGCATGTTCAAATGTCCTTCATGTGGAAATGTTTTGAACCTAAAGAAAAATGATAAATCTAAAAAAGCATATTCGAAGAAAATTGATGAAATAAAAAAAGATATGCAGCAGACATTTTGA
- a CDS encoding tRNA (cytidine(56)-2'-O)-methyltransferase: protein MVIEVVRIGQRVVRDDRVTTHVALVSRAFGADRIFMSEINPEIKDTIEKINRTWGGKFEVEFIDKWKSIVKKKKEDNFKIIHLSMYGQNINDAQEELQKEENLLIVVGAEKVPREIYELADYNVGVGSQPHSEISALAILLDRIQKGKQFEKDFPDAKRKIIPTKNGKNVQVKETRD from the coding sequence TTGGTAATTGAAGTAGTAAGAATTGGACAACGAGTAGTTAGAGATGATAGAGTCACAACTCATGTTGCACTTGTTTCAAGAGCATTTGGTGCTGATAGAATTTTCATGAGTGAAATAAATCCAGAGATTAAGGACACTATAGAAAAAATCAATAGAACTTGGGGAGGAAAATTTGAAGTAGAGTTTATTGATAAATGGAAATCAATTGTTAAGAAGAAAAAGGAAGATAACTTCAAAATTATTCATCTTTCAATGTATGGTCAAAATATCAACGATGCCCAAGAAGAACTCCAAAAAGAAGAAAATTTGTTGATTGTTGTTGGGGCTGAAAAAGTTCCTAGAGAGATTTATGAATTAGCAGACTATAATGTCGGAGTTGGAAGCCAACCCCATTCAGAGATTAGCGCTCTGGCAATTCTTTTAGATCGTATTCAAAAGGGTAAACAATTTGAGAAAGACTTTCCTGATGCAAAAAGAAAGATCATACCCACAAAAAATGGTAAAAATGTACAAGTAAAAGAAACAAGGGATTAA
- the hflX gene encoding GTPase HflX encodes MKSAILITYDQEDSINEAKGLCDAAGYEIVHIIQQDFLQKPKYGISGGVLERLEEISEKLRPDVIIFDEILKPSQNYNLASVLHREILDREGLILEIFESRASSAESKLQVKLAQLRYEMARAKEKVRLANMGEQPGFMGIGKFEVDVYYNDIKHRMQTIRSKLEKAGKQRELHRQGRKRMGFKTISLAGYTSAGKTTLFNKVTGESRAQSKELFTTLTTTTRRVTIDQEPFLIADTVGFISKLPAYMIDAFKSTLEELTYTDIIILVIDISDSVFELKKKFSSCMRTLSELGVEKDKIVYVLNKDDLLKQDEINRKIDILNLSENKKLISVSAKTGRNVKELKELIKNISESHNSYKFNKNSSEGVKDTLGN; translated from the coding sequence ATGAAATCAGCAATTTTAATCACATATGATCAGGAAGATTCGATAAACGAGGCTAAGGGACTATGCGATGCTGCAGGGTATGAAATAGTCCACATCATTCAACAGGATTTCCTACAAAAACCAAAGTATGGAATTAGTGGCGGGGTTTTAGAAAGACTAGAAGAGATATCAGAGAAGCTTAGACCAGATGTAATCATATTTGATGAAATTTTAAAACCAAGTCAAAATTATAATCTAGCATCTGTACTCCATAGAGAGATCTTAGATAGAGAAGGATTAATTCTGGAGATTTTTGAAAGTAGAGCATCCAGTGCTGAATCAAAATTGCAAGTAAAATTGGCTCAATTACGATATGAGATGGCTCGAGCAAAAGAAAAAGTTCGTCTTGCAAATATGGGGGAGCAACCAGGTTTTATGGGAATTGGAAAGTTCGAGGTGGATGTTTACTATAACGATATCAAACATAGAATGCAAACAATAAGATCTAAACTTGAGAAAGCAGGAAAACAGCGAGAACTTCATAGACAAGGCAGAAAGAGAATGGGATTCAAAACAATCTCGCTGGCAGGATATACATCAGCAGGAAAAACCACATTGTTTAACAAAGTCACAGGTGAATCAAGAGCTCAAAGTAAAGAACTGTTTACAACACTAACTACCACAACACGAAGAGTAACAATTGATCAAGAGCCATTCTTAATCGCAGATACAGTCGGATTCATCAGCAAACTTCCTGCATATATGATTGATGCATTCAAATCTACTTTAGAAGAACTAACATATACAGACATCATCATTCTAGTAATTGACATTAGTGATTCTGTTTTTGAATTAAAAAAGAAATTTTCTAGTTGTATGCGAACTTTGAGTGAATTGGGTGTTGAGAAAGACAAGATAGTTTATGTGTTAAACAAAGATGATTTGCTAAAACAAGATGAGATAAATCGAAAAATTGACATACTTAATTTATCTGAAAATAAAAAACTAATTTCAGTTTCTGCAAAAACAGGCAGAAATGTAAAGGAATTGAAAGAACTGATAAAAAATATTTCAGAAAGTCATAATTCATACAAATTCAATAAAAATTCATCTGAAGGAGTTAAAGATACTCTTGGTAATTGA
- a CDS encoding phosphate signaling complex PhoU family protein, protein MEEREETRKIQFTGKSSYIVSLPKQWIMELGLKQGDQIRMVRKGSSTLELYPPKFESRIQKKEDAVIEIDAEEKPSSIIRKLISLYFLGFKTINVKPKNGRLSPNQRNTVKEAVKRMLMGSEIISDSSGGITVQVLVNLLELSVDGAFKRMIHLAKSMSSDAILAVKENNLELAQEVINTDDEVDRFGFYIIRQLKIAIQNEHMLKEMGFRNARNCLGYRLVVKNIERAGDHASFIAKDLLEFKKSVKKEILEKLQDMNEFCLSVLDESCLALFKEDYVQAEKIIEKAAEIAKYEKKVRDASKSLKDDEEIYRIRRMSENIRRVSEYASDIAEIVLNMNIEKVLKKTE, encoded by the coding sequence ATGGAAGAAAGAGAGGAAACAAGGAAAATTCAATTTACTGGGAAATCATCCTACATAGTTTCACTTCCAAAACAATGGATTATGGAGTTAGGGCTAAAACAAGGGGATCAAATTAGAATGGTAAGAAAGGGTTCATCAACTTTGGAACTTTATCCGCCAAAATTCGAATCTCGTATTCAAAAAAAAGAAGATGCCGTAATTGAAATAGATGCTGAAGAAAAACCATCTTCCATTATTAGAAAATTAATTTCATTGTATTTTCTTGGGTTTAAGACGATTAATGTTAAACCAAAAAATGGCAGATTAAGTCCCAATCAAAGGAATACGGTAAAGGAAGCTGTAAAGAGAATGCTAATGGGCTCAGAAATTATTTCTGACTCTAGTGGAGGAATTACAGTGCAAGTTCTTGTAAACCTGCTGGAATTATCTGTTGATGGCGCCTTTAAGCGAATGATACACTTGGCAAAATCAATGTCAAGTGATGCAATTTTAGCTGTTAAAGAAAACAATCTGGAGTTGGCACAAGAAGTTATCAATACAGATGATGAAGTAGATAGATTTGGATTTTACATAATTCGTCAATTAAAGATTGCAATACAAAATGAGCATATGCTTAAAGAGATGGGTTTTAGAAATGCTAGGAATTGTCTTGGATATAGGCTAGTTGTAAAAAATATAGAGAGAGCAGGAGATCACGCATCATTTATTGCAAAAGATCTTTTAGAGTTTAAAAAATCTGTTAAAAAAGAGATTTTAGAGAAGCTGCAGGATATGAATGAATTTTGTTTATCAGTATTGGATGAATCATGTTTGGCTTTGTTCAAAGAAGATTATGTACAAGCAGAAAAAATTATTGAAAAAGCAGCTGAAATTGCCAAATATGAGAAAAAAGTAAGAGATGCCTCAAAATCATTAAAAGACGATGAGGAAATTTATAGAATCAGAAGAATGTCTGAGAATATTAGAAGGGTTTCAGAGTATGCCAGTGACATAGCGGAAATTGTATTGAATATGAATATTGAAAAAGTATTGAAAAAAACGGAATAA
- a CDS encoding PUA domain-containing protein: MEQILKLQYSLDALFGNGVSKYLPKNIEMIFSRKTGRIRTVSHDGKLLCTLRIDGGLAISPYFAQILLKSKKFKENCVEVNQDAAPFVMEGKSVFCKHVVWCGNKVKISADTPVLFKDKVIAVGKAVLSHEMISDFNRGVAVKVRDSLKSPKGEIES; encoded by the coding sequence ATGGAACAAATTCTCAAACTCCAGTATTCACTTGATGCGTTATTTGGTAATGGTGTTTCAAAATATCTACCAAAAAATATTGAAATGATATTTTCACGAAAGACTGGAAGAATTCGAACTGTTTCACATGATGGAAAATTATTGTGCACTTTGAGGATAGATGGTGGTCTAGCAATTAGTCCTTACTTTGCACAAATCTTACTCAAAAGTAAAAAATTCAAAGAAAACTGTGTTGAGGTAAACCAAGATGCTGCGCCATTTGTAATGGAAGGCAAATCCGTATTTTGTAAGCATGTGGTATGGTGTGGAAATAAAGTAAAGATTTCTGCTGATACACCAGTTTTGTTTAAAGACAAAGTTATTGCAGTTGGCAAGGCGGTCTTATCACATGAGATGATATCTGATTTTAATCGAGGTGTGGCAGTAAAGGTCAGAGATAGTTTAAAAAGTCCTAAAGGGGAAATAGAGTCATGA
- a CDS encoding nascent polypeptide-associated complex protein, whose translation MRGGGNREMRRMMDKMGLDMNELSNVQEVIIKTDKKEIIITKPAVTEMKAKDNSIFTVTADSYEERELEVPIYSEEDIQLVSQQAGVDEEKAKNALEEAKGDLARAILLLTTG comes from the coding sequence ATGCGAGGAGGCGGAAATCGCGAAATGCGAAGGATGATGGATAAGATGGGTCTAGACATGAATGAATTATCGAATGTTCAAGAAGTAATAATTAAGACTGATAAAAAAGAGATTATCATCACCAAACCAGCTGTTACTGAAATGAAAGCAAAGGACAATTCAATTTTTACAGTAACTGCCGATAGTTATGAGGAAAGAGAATTAGAGGTTCCAATTTACTCCGAAGAAGATATTCAACTTGTTAGTCAGCAAGCAGGAGTTGATGAAGAAAAGGCTAAAAATGCTTTAGAGGAGGCCAAAGGCGATCTAGCTAGAGCAATCTTACTTTTAACAACTGGATAG
- a CDS encoding cupredoxin domain-containing protein: protein MKGITENMVSQPVWIAIVIGVFFVGVGVSYGYFASTYDPMSMKFQNQELFDQMMSNNPMMSQHWMGSDMMTPQQMMNDPQMMQQMHDMMMSNPQHMNQMMGPMMNTMMNDPQMQQQMLTHMMNNPGMMNYMMNNQDMMNMMGGNMMMGGNMMNNQQFSDNQNDVDKKTGADSQSTQVSIARDSASPGCEKTNECYLPYSVTINEHSSVTWTNDDIAVHTVTSGIPSDGYNGIFDSGLISPGTTFTNQFDEEGTFDYYCIAHPWMTGKVVVLE from the coding sequence TTGAAAGGAATTACTGAAAATATGGTAAGCCAGCCTGTTTGGATAGCAATTGTAATTGGAGTTTTCTTTGTAGGTGTTGGTGTAAGTTATGGTTATTTTGCTAGTACATATGATCCAATGTCAATGAAATTTCAAAATCAAGAACTGTTTGATCAGATGATGTCTAATAATCCAATGATGTCTCAACATTGGATGGGTTCAGATATGATGACTCCACAGCAAATGATGAATGATCCTCAGATGATGCAGCAGATGCATGATATGATGATGTCTAATCCTCAACACATGAACCAGATGATGGGACCAATGATGAATACTATGATGAATGACCCCCAAATGCAACAACAAATGTTGACACATATGATGAATAATCCTGGAATGATGAATTACATGATGAATAATCAAGACATGATGAATATGATGGGTGGCAACATGATGATGGGGGGAAATATGATGAATAATCAACAATTTTCGGATAATCAAAATGATGTAGATAAAAAAACTGGAGCAGATTCACAAAGTACCCAAGTTTCAATTGCTCGTGATTCTGCTTCACCAGGATGTGAGAAAACAAACGAGTGCTATCTCCCATATTCGGTAACAATTAATGAGCATTCCAGTGTTACATGGACTAACGATGACATTGCAGTTCACACTGTTACAAGTGGAATCCCTTCAGATGGTTATAATGGAATCTTTGATAGTGGATTAATTTCTCCTGGAACTACTTTCACAAATCAATTTGATGAAGAAGGAACGTTTGACTATTACTGTATTGCACATCCTTGGATGACTGGGAAAGTTGTAGTATTGGAATAG
- a CDS encoding proteasome assembly chaperone 4: MNSPDGFFQKTVNLESRNFFLQIQKFENGYFISVTEGSKKIGSIVASLATGPTPITTTVIPARTDSLFLKLVAERISTRMRGIALVSVFVQKELETDTAKALMSEIMEMIENE; this comes from the coding sequence TTGAACTCTCCAGATGGATTTTTCCAGAAAACGGTAAATTTGGAGAGCCGTAACTTCTTTTTACAAATTCAAAAATTTGAAAATGGATATTTTATTTCAGTAACTGAGGGTTCTAAAAAAATTGGTTCTATTGTTGCTTCTTTAGCCACAGGACCCACACCTATTACCACTACTGTTATTCCTGCAAGAACTGATTCTCTTTTTCTCAAACTTGTAGCTGAACGGATTAGTACTAGAATGCGAGGAATTGCTTTGGTGTCAGTATTTGTTCAAAAAGAACTGGAAACTGATACAGCAAAAGCCTTAATGTCTGAAATTATGGAGATGATTGAAAATGAGTGA
- a CDS encoding UbiD family decarboxylase, whose amino-acid sequence MSDLRNYISQIKKINDLKTVKTKVSTKFEIAGITAKVDGSYAVLFENIKESNFQLVSNLVGTRKRFALAVGGTENNIHEKIISAIKKAKKPKITGSGKFMENKSKNLLSMPIVTHFEKESGPFITSSVAYAKNPETGKQNSSFHRLMPIDKTHFSIRMVEGRHLHRCFVDAKEHGEDLKIAITVGVHPAISIAGAYQAEWGKDEIDIANSLLGGKLTLTNLPFSGLNVPSGSEIVMEGKILRDKTHPEWMVEMLQTYDHKRSQPVFELENLFFRNNPIFHDVLSGYSEHRLLMGMPIESKLNGELKKAFPQTLQVSMTNGGCNWLHAVVQIKKKSDSEPKKIIKKTFESHRSLKQVTVVDEDIDPNSAESVEYAMATRFQADKDLIILKNVRGSSLDPSSDQKKLQTAKMGIDATRSLSKRPEGFELAKIPKIDKINLKKYIK is encoded by the coding sequence ATGAGTGATTTAAGAAATTATATTTCTCAAATTAAAAAGATCAACGATCTAAAAACTGTAAAAACAAAGGTTTCAACAAAATTTGAGATTGCAGGGATCACTGCTAAAGTTGATGGCTCATACGCTGTTTTATTTGAAAATATTAAAGAAAGTAATTTCCAATTAGTTTCCAATTTAGTCGGAACCAGAAAAAGATTTGCTTTGGCAGTAGGAGGAACTGAAAATAATATTCATGAAAAAATTATTTCAGCAATTAAAAAAGCAAAAAAGCCAAAAATTACTGGTTCAGGAAAATTCATGGAAAACAAGTCAAAAAATCTACTTTCCATGCCTATAGTAACACATTTTGAAAAAGAATCTGGTCCTTTTATCACATCTTCAGTAGCATATGCTAAAAATCCTGAAACTGGTAAACAAAATTCTTCATTCCATAGATTAATGCCAATTGACAAAACCCATTTTTCTATTCGAATGGTTGAAGGGCGTCATCTTCATAGATGTTTTGTTGATGCAAAAGAACATGGAGAAGATCTCAAAATTGCAATTACTGTAGGAGTTCATCCAGCAATTTCTATTGCAGGTGCATATCAAGCTGAATGGGGAAAAGATGAGATTGATATTGCAAATTCGCTTTTAGGAGGAAAACTAACTTTGACAAATCTCCCTTTTTCAGGATTGAATGTTCCCTCAGGTTCAGAAATTGTAATGGAAGGAAAAATTCTTCGTGATAAAACTCATCCTGAATGGATGGTTGAAATGCTTCAAACATATGATCATAAAAGATCTCAACCTGTTTTTGAACTTGAAAATCTTTTCTTTAGAAATAATCCTATTTTCCATGATGTTCTTTCAGGATATTCTGAACATAGATTGCTTATGGGAATGCCAATTGAATCAAAGTTAAATGGTGAACTGAAAAAAGCATTTCCTCAAACACTACAAGTCTCTATGACTAATGGTGGATGTAATTGGTTACATGCAGTTGTACAAATCAAAAAGAAAAGTGATTCTGAACCTAAAAAAATAATTAAAAAAACATTTGAATCACATCGTTCGTTAAAACAAGTAACTGTAGTTGATGAAGATATTGATCCAAATAGTGCAGAATCAGTAGAATATGCAATGGCTACAAGATTTCAGGCTGACAAAGATCTGATAATTCTTAAAAATGTGCGTGGCTCTAGTCTTGATCCTTCAAGTGATCAAAAGAAATTACAAACTGCTAAAATGGGAATTGATGCAACACGTTCCCTATCTAAACGTCCAGAAGGTTTTGAGTTAGCTAAAATCCCAAAAATTGATAAAATCAATCTAAAAAAATATATCAAATAA
- a CDS encoding acyl-CoA thioesterase, with the protein MSSEKAKIREKSPSESHAEVIVRMFPSDANPAGNVFGGEILKHIDMVAGIVAQRHSQSNAVTVSMDSVNFLKPVFVGNVLTLNARINYVHNSSMEIEVKAEAEDIVTGIKTVTGTAFVTFVALDTNGKPTHAPKLALKTDEDRTKFEEGKLRMEKRLKNRQK; encoded by the coding sequence ATGTCCTCAGAAAAAGCCAAAATACGTGAAAAAAGTCCTTCAGAATCTCATGCAGAAGTAATTGTTAGAATGTTCCCTTCTGATGCAAATCCTGCAGGCAATGTGTTTGGAGGTGAAATCTTAAAACATATTGATATGGTTGCAGGAATTGTAGCACAGCGTCATTCTCAATCAAATGCGGTAACTGTTTCAATGGATAGTGTAAATTTCCTAAAACCTGTATTTGTTGGAAATGTATTGACATTAAATGCTAGAATAAACTACGTCCATAATTCTTCAATGGAGATTGAAGTAAAGGCAGAAGCTGAAGATATTGTAACTGGAATCAAGACGGTTACTGGAACTGCATTTGTAACATTTGTGGCCCTTGATACAAATGGAAAACCTACACATGCTCCAAAATTGGCTCTTAAAACAGATGAAGATAGAACCAAATTTGAGGAAGGTAAACTCCGAATGGAAAAACGTCTAAAAAACCGTCAAAAATAA
- a CDS encoding DUF5679 domain-containing protein, with protein MEEATPEQLSQLNELQQQIEELENILSTNVISTTEPEVEEATPEQLSQLNELQQQNEELENILSSKLNPTKDNLVKSTSNAKKSSKSTDKKIEQKILKTLQKQNQKLDDIENKLHKSTIEKTIESSQIDAYCVKCKTKRIIENPEETTMKNGRPAIRGKCSVCKCKVFRIVKKKK; from the coding sequence GTGGAAGAAGCTACTCCTGAACAATTATCTCAATTAAATGAATTACAACAACAAATTGAAGAGTTAGAAAATATTCTATCAACTAATGTTATATCTACAACTGAACCAGAAGTGGAAGAAGCTACTCCTGAACAATTATCTCAATTAAATGAATTACAACAACAAAATGAAGAGTTAGAAAATATTCTATCGTCTAAACTAAACCCCACTAAAGATAACCTTGTCAAATCAACTTCTAATGCAAAGAAATCCTCAAAATCAACTGATAAAAAAATTGAACAGAAAATTCTTAAAACTTTACAAAAGCAAAATCAAAAACTTGATGATATTGAGAATAAACTTCATAAATCGACTATTGAAAAAACTATAGAATCTAGTCAGATTGATGCATATTGTGTGAAATGTAAAACAAAAAGAATTATTGAGAATCCTGAAGAAACAACTATGAAAAATGGTAGGCCTGCAATTCGTGGTAAATGTTCAGTTTGTAAATGTAAAGTTTTTAGAATTGTTAAAAAGAAAAAATAA